One Tumebacillus sp. BK434 genomic window carries:
- a CDS encoding folylpolyglutamate synthase/dihydrofolate synthase family protein, which yields MSAIEWIHSFDRFDGKGGIKPGLERMVAMLDRLGRPHDRLRFVHVAGTNGKGSTCSYLASMLQAEGYKVGLYTSPYLIQFHDRMTVGGVNISDAELEVIASELRPVVEAVAATEAGRPTEFEVLSVLSILHYARQAVDVVVWETGLGGRLDSTNVVTPLLSLITNVGMDHQAILGETLEQIAAEKAGIIKPGVPVLTTAQGAALAVIAETADANRSELLQHGRDFSAERTAFGWDGQTFDWQGLGVQLNGLQIKLLGPHQICNASLAVAACLQLRELGIPVAEASIRQGLLDTVWAGRLEVVAKEPLTVLDGAHNPEGAAALGTALRELMSEQKAVLIVGVMADKAIPEVLAPLLPLASQVIVTRADMPRSASVDAMAEMIARLDPQLPVALTQTVEEAFNLAGERARGTGEAIVCTGSLYMISEARALFFH from the coding sequence GTGTCAGCGATAGAATGGATTCACAGCTTTGACCGCTTTGACGGAAAGGGCGGCATCAAGCCGGGGTTGGAGCGCATGGTGGCGATGCTCGACCGGCTGGGCCGTCCGCATGACCGTCTCCGATTTGTCCATGTGGCCGGCACGAACGGCAAAGGCTCCACCTGTTCTTATCTCGCCTCGATGTTGCAGGCAGAAGGATACAAAGTCGGACTGTACACCTCGCCCTATCTGATTCAGTTCCATGACCGAATGACTGTCGGCGGTGTGAACATTTCCGATGCCGAGCTGGAAGTGATCGCAAGCGAGCTGCGCCCCGTCGTCGAAGCAGTGGCGGCGACGGAAGCGGGGCGGCCGACCGAGTTTGAGGTGTTAAGCGTGTTGTCCATCCTGCACTACGCGCGGCAGGCGGTGGATGTGGTGGTGTGGGAGACGGGGCTAGGCGGGCGCTTGGATTCGACCAATGTGGTCACGCCGCTTCTGTCATTGATCACCAACGTCGGGATGGACCATCAGGCGATTCTCGGCGAGACGCTGGAACAGATCGCGGCCGAAAAAGCGGGTATCATCAAGCCCGGCGTACCGGTGCTGACCACCGCGCAAGGCGCCGCGCTGGCGGTGATCGCCGAGACAGCAGACGCCAACAGGTCGGAACTGTTGCAGCACGGCCGTGATTTTTCAGCGGAGCGCACGGCGTTCGGTTGGGACGGGCAGACGTTCGACTGGCAGGGGCTTGGCGTCCAACTGAACGGTCTGCAGATCAAGCTGCTCGGACCGCATCAGATCTGCAATGCGTCGCTGGCGGTGGCCGCCTGTCTGCAACTGCGTGAACTTGGCATCCCCGTCGCGGAGGCGAGCATCCGCCAGGGGCTATTGGACACCGTCTGGGCGGGGCGTCTGGAAGTGGTGGCCAAGGAGCCGCTGACGGTGCTCGACGGCGCACACAACCCGGAAGGCGCAGCGGCGCTGGGGACAGCGCTTCGGGAGTTGATGTCGGAGCAGAAGGCGGTGCTGATCGTCGGCGTGATGGCAGACAAGGCGATCCCGGAAGTGCTGGCGCCGCTCTTGCCGCTGGCCTCGCAGGTGATCGTCACGCGGGCCGACATGCCGCGCTCGGCGTCGGTGGACGCGATGGCCGAGATGATTGCTCGGCTCGACCCGCAGCTCCCGGTTGCCTTGACGCAAACGGTGGAAGAGGCGTTCAACCTGGCCGGGGAACGGGCGCGGGGGACGGGCGAGGCGATCGTTTGCACCGGTTCGCTGTACATGATCTCGGAAGCTCGCGCGCTGTTCTTTCATTAA
- a CDS encoding valine--tRNA ligase → MEEKNIPKVYDPKAVEDRLYKWWIEQDLFKANSEADKEPYAIVIPPPNVTGVLHMGHALDFTLQDVLIRRKRMQGYDALWLPGTDHAGIATQAKVEGMLREEGTSRYDLGREKFLEKVWEWKGKYADTIRNQWSKMGFSLDYSRERFTMDEGLSKAVRLVFVKLYEKGLIYRGKRIINWDPAARTALSDIEVEYKDVQGALYHMRYPLKDGSGSIVVATTRPETMLGDTAVAVHPSDERYQHMIGKMLDHPITGREIPIVADDYVDMEFGTGCVKITPAHDPNDFELGQRHDLEQIIVMDEGGKMNDNAGPYAGLDRFDARKKLVADLQETGVLFKIEEHMHSVGHSERSGAVVEPFLSTQWFVKMQPLADEAINLQQTDDKVRFVPDRFERTYLHWIENIRDWCISRQLWWGHRIPAWYCEHCGETIVAMEAPTACSKCSHDSLRQDEDVLDTWFSSGLWPFSTMGWPEQTEDLKRYYPGNVLVTGYDIIFFWVARMIFTALEFTDTKPFQDVLIHGLIRDSEGRKMSKSLGNGVDPLDVIEKYGADALRFMLMTNASPGNDLRFFWEKVESARNFANKIWNASRFVEMNLGDDFHYQGLAGATKLGTADKWILHRLNEAVQQVNTRLENYDFGGAGSAIYEFLWNEYCDWYIELAKMPLNGEDEEAKTTTKNVLIYALDQSLRLLHPFMPYLTEEIWQHLPVHAEGESIMKATYPSFAEELNDTQAEQEMNLLIDLIRSVRNTRAEMNVPPSRPITLLIKAKDAEIEAVLNRGESYIRRFCNPDELTIGTNIAAPDKAVSNVVTGAELFMPLAGLIDLDAEISRLQKEEKKLDGEVERIEKKLNNQGFVAKAPADVIETEKAKLADYEEKREKVRARIAELRG, encoded by the coding sequence ATGGAAGAGAAAAACATTCCGAAAGTGTATGACCCCAAGGCGGTTGAAGACCGCCTGTACAAATGGTGGATCGAGCAGGACCTGTTCAAGGCGAACAGCGAAGCGGACAAAGAGCCGTATGCGATCGTCATCCCGCCGCCGAACGTGACCGGCGTGCTGCACATGGGCCATGCGCTGGACTTCACCTTGCAGGACGTGCTGATCCGCCGCAAGCGCATGCAAGGCTATGACGCGCTGTGGCTGCCGGGCACCGACCACGCAGGCATCGCGACCCAGGCGAAAGTCGAAGGGATGCTCCGCGAAGAGGGCACGTCCCGCTACGACCTCGGCCGCGAGAAGTTCCTCGAGAAGGTGTGGGAGTGGAAAGGGAAGTACGCCGACACCATCCGCAACCAGTGGAGCAAGATGGGCTTCTCGCTCGACTACTCCCGCGAGCGTTTCACGATGGACGAAGGACTGTCCAAGGCGGTGCGCCTCGTGTTCGTCAAGCTGTACGAAAAAGGCCTGATCTACCGCGGCAAACGCATCATCAACTGGGACCCGGCTGCACGCACTGCGCTCTCCGACATCGAAGTTGAGTACAAAGACGTGCAAGGCGCGCTCTACCACATGCGCTACCCGCTCAAGGACGGCAGCGGCTCGATCGTTGTCGCGACCACCCGTCCGGAGACGATGCTCGGCGATACGGCGGTGGCGGTGCATCCGAGCGATGAGCGCTACCAGCACATGATCGGCAAGATGCTCGACCATCCGATCACCGGCCGTGAGATCCCGATCGTGGCAGACGATTATGTCGATATGGAGTTCGGCACCGGCTGCGTCAAGATCACCCCGGCGCACGACCCGAACGACTTTGAGCTCGGCCAGCGCCATGACCTCGAACAGATCATCGTGATGGACGAAGGCGGCAAGATGAACGACAATGCCGGCCCGTACGCAGGTCTGGACCGTTTTGACGCCCGCAAAAAGCTGGTGGCCGATCTGCAGGAAACGGGCGTTCTCTTCAAGATCGAAGAGCACATGCACTCCGTCGGCCACTCCGAGCGCTCCGGCGCCGTGGTCGAGCCGTTCCTGTCCACCCAGTGGTTCGTCAAAATGCAGCCGCTGGCCGACGAAGCGATCAATCTGCAGCAGACGGATGACAAAGTCCGCTTCGTGCCGGACCGCTTCGAGCGCACCTACCTGCACTGGATCGAAAACATCCGCGACTGGTGCATCTCCCGTCAACTGTGGTGGGGCCACCGCATCCCGGCGTGGTACTGCGAACATTGCGGTGAGACGATCGTCGCGATGGAAGCGCCGACCGCTTGCAGCAAGTGCAGCCATGACAGCCTGCGTCAAGATGAAGACGTGCTCGACACCTGGTTCTCCTCCGGCCTCTGGCCGTTCTCGACGATGGGCTGGCCGGAACAGACGGAAGACCTCAAGCGCTACTACCCGGGCAACGTTTTGGTCACCGGCTACGACATCATCTTCTTCTGGGTGGCGCGGATGATCTTCACGGCGCTGGAGTTCACCGACACCAAGCCGTTCCAGGATGTGCTGATCCACGGCCTGATCCGCGACTCCGAAGGGCGCAAGATGTCCAAGTCGCTCGGCAACGGCGTCGACCCGCTCGACGTGATTGAAAAATACGGGGCAGACGCGCTGCGCTTCATGCTGATGACCAACGCATCGCCGGGCAACGACCTGCGCTTCTTCTGGGAAAAAGTCGAGTCGGCGCGAAACTTTGCGAACAAGATCTGGAACGCGTCGCGCTTTGTCGAGATGAACCTCGGCGACGACTTCCACTACCAGGGTCTGGCCGGAGCCACGAAGCTGGGCACCGCCGACAAGTGGATCTTGCACCGCCTGAACGAAGCCGTGCAGCAAGTGAACACGCGCTTGGAAAACTACGATTTCGGCGGCGCAGGTTCGGCGATCTACGAGTTCCTGTGGAACGAATACTGTGACTGGTACATTGAGCTGGCGAAGATGCCGCTGAACGGCGAAGACGAGGAAGCGAAGACCACGACGAAAAACGTGCTGATCTACGCGCTCGACCAGTCGCTGCGCCTCCTGCATCCGTTCATGCCGTACCTGACCGAAGAGATCTGGCAGCACTTGCCGGTGCATGCGGAAGGCGAATCGATCATGAAAGCGACGTACCCGTCCTTCGCTGAGGAGCTGAACGACACGCAGGCGGAGCAGGAGATGAACCTGCTGATCGACCTGATCCGTTCCGTTCGCAACACCCGCGCCGAGATGAACGTTCCGCCGTCCCGCCCGATCACCTTGCTGATCAAGGCGAAGGACGCGGAGATCGAAGCGGTCTTGAATCGCGGCGAGTCGTACATCCGCCGCTTCTGCAACCCGGATGAGCTGACGATCGGCACCAACATCGCAGCGCCCGACAAGGCGGTTTCCAACGTGGTGACCGGTGCGGAGCTGTTCATGCCGCTGGCTGGTCTCATCGACCTCGACGCGGAGATCTCCCGTCTGCAGAAGGAAGAGAAGAAGCTGGACGGCGAAGTGGAGCGCATCGAAAAGAAGCTGAACAACCAAGGCTTTGTGGCGAAAGCGCCGGCCGATGTCATCGAAACGGAAAAGGCCAAACTGGCCGACTACGAAGAGAAGCGCGAAAAAGTACGCGCCCGCATCGCAGAGTTGCGCGGCTAA
- a CDS encoding ABC transporter ATP-binding protein, with protein sequence MLKLTGVKKTYKSPQGFVKALRGVDLEIADGDFLAVMGPSGSGKSTLLSIIGLLSSPTKGSVQIGGRETSGLRERDRTKLRSEEIGFVFQFPSLVSTLNVRENVVLPKMLAGAVSSADLARADELLALVGLGERGVDRSFALSGGEQRRVALARALMNDPRLLLADEPTGALDDGTAAEMMELLHTANAAGKTVVMVTHDKAMARRAHRLVQIRDGVMVE encoded by the coding sequence ATGCTGAAGCTGACAGGTGTCAAGAAGACCTACAAAAGTCCGCAAGGCTTCGTGAAAGCGCTGCGGGGCGTGGATCTGGAGATCGCAGACGGCGATTTTCTGGCTGTGATGGGACCTTCGGGCAGCGGGAAATCGACGTTGTTGTCGATCATCGGGCTGCTCAGCTCGCCGACGAAAGGGTCGGTGCAGATCGGCGGACGGGAGACGAGCGGCTTGCGCGAGCGGGATCGCACCAAGCTGCGCTCGGAGGAGATCGGGTTCGTTTTTCAATTTCCCAGTCTTGTCTCCACGCTCAATGTGCGAGAGAATGTAGTATTGCCAAAAATGCTGGCCGGCGCTGTCAGCTCAGCAGACCTCGCACGGGCGGATGAACTGCTCGCACTGGTCGGCCTCGGCGAGCGGGGCGTAGACCGCTCGTTTGCGCTGAGCGGCGGGGAACAGCGGCGCGTGGCGCTGGCCAGGGCGCTGATGAACGATCCGCGCCTGCTGCTCGCCGATGAGCCGACCGGGGCGCTCGACGACGGGACGGCAGCGGAGATGATGGAGTTATTACATACGGCCAACGCTGCGGGCAAGACTGTGGTGATGGTCACGCATGACAAGGCGATGGCCCGGCGGGCGCATCGTCTGGTACAGATTCGGGATGGAGTGATGGTGGAGTGA
- a CDS encoding FtsX-like permease family protein, whose protein sequence is MLQRIRWAWRNLWRKPLRSGLLLTSTAITAAMLFLSYFFLISVDRSLTASEARFGADVMVVPKNYGKVAEQVMITGEVSPFYMPGSVVDKLRSIPEVQALTPQLYLETFSGTCCQVEGEFPVVAFDPETDFTLKGYFSGAGRDLTSEKVIVGSDAGGKNAIYHLQYKAYRETLKLFGREFQLARVLFPTGTGADRTIYMTLDAARELRETGGNGLKFPKGSVSVVLVKTAPGDEEFVKRQIERQIPEASAVTGTKLRETIERQLFPLRLLSYSMIGVVILMAAIQGMTLFSALVNERMREIGMFRALGAGRWAVYRLLLTESLLASVTGGAVGVFLVAAMLADNQAVIAKAFQLPLLFPRFLPSLLLAGGAVLLTALIGMLAAAVPIRSILRQNPYDAIREGE, encoded by the coding sequence ATGCTGCAGCGGATCAGATGGGCGTGGCGTAATCTGTGGCGCAAACCGTTGCGCAGCGGGCTTCTGCTCACCTCGACGGCGATCACGGCGGCGATGTTGTTTCTGAGCTACTTTTTTCTGATCTCGGTCGACCGCAGCCTGACCGCAAGCGAAGCCCGCTTCGGCGCAGACGTGATGGTCGTGCCGAAGAACTACGGGAAAGTGGCGGAGCAGGTGATGATCACAGGTGAAGTGAGCCCGTTTTATATGCCCGGCTCCGTCGTCGACAAACTGCGGAGCATCCCGGAGGTGCAGGCGTTGACGCCGCAGCTGTACCTGGAGACGTTCTCCGGGACATGCTGTCAGGTCGAAGGAGAATTCCCCGTGGTGGCGTTCGATCCCGAGACCGACTTTACTTTGAAAGGGTATTTCAGCGGGGCGGGGCGCGACCTGACCTCCGAAAAGGTGATCGTCGGCAGCGACGCCGGCGGGAAAAATGCGATCTATCACCTGCAGTACAAGGCGTACCGGGAGACGCTCAAGCTGTTTGGGCGCGAGTTTCAGCTAGCCCGCGTGCTGTTCCCGACCGGGACGGGTGCCGACCGCACGATCTACATGACGCTCGATGCGGCGAGAGAATTGCGGGAAACGGGCGGCAACGGGTTGAAATTCCCCAAAGGCAGCGTGTCGGTGGTGCTGGTCAAGACGGCGCCGGGCGATGAGGAGTTCGTCAAGCGGCAGATCGAGCGCCAGATTCCCGAGGCTTCGGCGGTGACAGGCACCAAGCTGCGCGAAACGATCGAACGGCAGCTGTTTCCGCTGCGGCTGCTGTCCTATTCGATGATCGGCGTGGTGATCCTGATGGCGGCGATCCAAGGGATGACCTTGTTTTCAGCGCTGGTCAACGAGCGGATGCGCGAGATCGGCATGTTCCGGGCGCTCGGCGCCGGCAGGTGGGCCGTGTACCGGCTGCTGCTGACCGAATCGCTTTTGGCCAGCGTGACCGGCGGGGCGGTCGGCGTGTTTCTGGTCGCGGCGATGCTCGCCGACAACCAGGCGGTGATCGCCAAAGCGTTTCAATTGCCGCTGCTGTTTCCCAGATTTCTGCCGTCGCTATTGCTGGCGGGCGGCGCGGTGCTGTTGACCGCTCTGATCGGCATGCTGGCGGCGGCGGTGCCGATCCGCTCGATCTTGCGGCAGAATCCGTATGACGCGATCCGGGAGGGCGAGTAG